Genomic DNA from Alphaproteobacteria bacterium PA2:
GGAACCTATTATTATAATGCGCGTTCACCGAGTACATGCGCGACGATGGGTTGCGCTAATGGACTCATCAAATGAAACTCAAAATCATGGCGGTCATACTGGCCGCAGCCCTGACCCCTACACTAGCTTTCGCACAGCAGAACTGTGAGGAGCGGAAAACTAACCGCGTGGCCGGAACCCTGGCCGGCGCCGCTATCGGCGCCCTGCTTGGCAATGCCGTAGCAGGCGACGACCGGGCAGCCGGCACGATTCTCGGCGGTATTGGCGGTGGCGTGATCGGCAATCAGCTGGCCAAAGGCGACTGTCAGCACGCCTACGGATACTACGATAACAACCGAGTCTGGCACGCCAATCCCAAGAGTTCTGTCGCAGCGACAGGATACTATGACCGCAACGGGAACTGGATGAACGGCGTCCCCAACGGCTACTATGACCGTCAGGGCCACTGGATCGCTTCGGGCGGAAACACCGTGGCCGCTGGCTATTATGACTCAAACCGTCGCTGGGTGCCGACCTCTTCCCAGGGGTATTATTCGGATAATGGATCCTGGGTGAATGGCTCGGCCACCGGTCACTATGACAGCCGACGGCGCTGGGTCGCAGGGCCTGTCACAGGCTACTACAATACCCGAGGACAGTGGATCGCGACCTCTGCGACAGCTCGGGAGAACGCCCGTCCCGGCAACCGTCCCGGCTGGACCGGCGCCCGGGAAGACACCCGAGGCCGCGAGGTCTGGTTTGATCGGGGAATCCGGCGCTCCATGGCAAACCGGACCATCACTACCAATGACGGGGCCTATGCCCTCCGCTCCCTGGACGCCATCCGCCGGGATGACGAAGCCCAGAGGCGCAATGACGGCTCCCTGACCCGCGAGGATCAGTCCGACATCATTTCACGCCTCGATGACTTGAGCCGCGAAATCAACTGGTAAATCAATATCTTCCGGATCGGGGCTTCCCCGGTCCGGAAGATCTCAGGACTTCCGGACGAACTCCGCCCGCAGGACCAGGCCCTTGATGCCTTCATAGCGGCAATCAATCTCCTGATCGTCCCCGGTCAGGCGGATCGACTTGATCACTGTCCCACGCTTCAGGGTCTGGCCGGCGCCCTTGACCTTCAGGTCCTTGATCAGGGTGACGCTGTCGCCATCGGCCAGCAGGTTGCCGACAGAATCCCGCACCTCGACGGCCGCGTCCGCCTTATCCTGCAGGGAAGCTGCACTGACCCACTCTCCGGTCGTCTCGTCGAAAACGAAGTCGTCAGCATTGTCTTCGGCCATGGTCTGGTCTCTCCGGAAAGCCCCTGTCGCAAAGCAGGCGATAGCAGAAGTCACGCCCGGACGCCCCGACTAGTTTGCAGCCAGCCTGTCCCCAGCGGTCGGCCCTTTGTTCTGGCCCCCCTGCCTCGACTGTTGCAGACTGCCCTCAAAGGGGGGTTTCATGACAATCCAGCTTCGGCAGATCTGCCTCGTTGCGGAAAGGCTCACGCCGGTCATTGACGATCTCACCGACATTCTGGGCCTTGAGGCCTGTTACATCGACCCGGGCGTGAAGGTCTTCGGGCTGGAAAACACCCTGCTGCCCATCGGTCGCAATTTCCTGGAGGTGGTGGCGCCGATCACTGAGAACACCGCCGGCGGGCGCTATCTGCAGCGGCGCGGCGGCGATGGCGGATACATGGTCATCACCCAGGCCGACACGCGACAGGCCCAGTCTGAAGTCCGCCGTCAGGCGATGGAGAACGGGGTCCGGGTCGCCTATGAGTTCGAGCGGGACGGCTGGAACCTCTGTCAGCTCCATCCAGGAGACATGGTCGCCGCCTTTCTGGAGGTGGAATGGGACCAGTATGAGGATCTTGCCGGCCACTGGATGCCCGCCGGGGGATCTGGCTGGGAGAAGCATGTCCGCCAGGATATCACCTGCGACCTGATCGGCGTTGAGCTTCAGGGCGCCGACCCGGCGGCCCTCGCCGACCTTTGGGGGCGGGTGCTCGGTCAGGAGGTCCGGGACCAGGATGGAACCCTGACCCTTTCCCTCAACAATGCCGACCTGACCTTTGTCGAGGCGACCGACGGCCGCGGGCCAGGCCTGTCCGGACTGACCCTGGCGGTCCGCGACCCGGACGGGATCAGGGCCCGGGCCTCAGCTCGGAACAGGCCGGTTTCGGGATCGCGAATTGATATCGGCGGCGTCTGGTTTGATCTGAAGGCCGAGGCGAAAGTCTGACCATGCTGGAGACCGTCGACGTCCTGATCATTGGGGCTGGCGCCTCGGGCGCGGCAGCGGCCTGGAGCCTTGCGGACACGCGGATGCGTATAGTCTGTCTCGACCAGGGGGACTGGCCGAACCCCTCGACCTTTCCATCCGCGGGCCGGGACTGGGAGGCTCGTCAGCATACGGATCATAGCTTCAATCCCAGCATCCGACGGGCTGCCGCGGACTATCCGATCAACGAGGATGACTCACCCATCAAGATCGCCAACTATAACGGCGTCGGCGGCGGGACAGTCCTCTATGCCGGGCACTTCCCACGGTTTCATCCCTCCGACTTCAGGGTGAAGACCCTGGATGGGGTCGCCGATGACTGGCCGATCGACTATGCGACCCTTGAGCCATTCTACGATCAGAACGACGCCATCATGGGCGTCGCCGGCCTGCGGGGCGACCCTGCAAATCCACTTAAGCCCGAGCGCATGCCTCCCCTGCCCCTGGGCAAGTCCGCCGCCGCCGTCGCCCGGGGTTTCAACGCCCGGGGCTGGCACTGGTGGCCCTCAGACAGCGCCATCGCCACCCGGGAACACGAAGGCCGGGCGCCCTGCATCAACCTGGGCCACTGTCTCTATGGCTGCGCCCAGGGCGCCAAGGCCAGCACTGACATCACCTACTGGCCCCTGGCTGTCCGGGCG
This window encodes:
- a CDS encoding PhnA protein, which encodes MAEDNADDFVFDETTGEWVSAASLQDKADAAVEVRDSVGNLLADGDSVTLIKDLKVKGAGQTLKRGTVIKSIRLTGDDQEIDCRYEGIKGLVLRAEFVRKS